The following are encoded in a window of Novosphingobium sp. ZN18A2 genomic DNA:
- the pth gene encoding aminoacyl-tRNA hydrolase — MQLWVGLGNPGQQYAMHRHNVGFMAVDTIAEVHGFGPEQKKFSGLLREGRIGPEKILLLKPSTFMNESGRSVAAALRFYKLPVDALTVFHDELDLAPFKVKVRVGGGLAGHNGLRSIDRHLGPDFRRVRLGIGHPGHKERVHGHVLGNFAKAEQDDLIEMLGAVASEADWLAKGDDARFMSDVALRQQR; from the coding sequence GTGCAACTCTGGGTCGGCCTCGGCAACCCCGGGCAGCAATATGCGATGCACCGGCACAACGTCGGCTTCATGGCGGTCGACACGATTGCCGAAGTCCACGGTTTCGGGCCGGAACAGAAGAAGTTTTCCGGCCTGCTGCGCGAAGGGCGCATCGGACCTGAAAAGATCCTGCTGCTGAAGCCATCCACGTTCATGAACGAAAGCGGCCGTTCGGTCGCCGCGGCGCTGCGCTTCTACAAGCTGCCGGTGGACGCGCTTACCGTTTTCCACGACGAACTGGACCTTGCCCCGTTCAAGGTGAAGGTGCGCGTGGGCGGCGGATTGGCGGGTCACAACGGACTGCGTTCGATAGACCGGCATCTTGGCCCGGACTTCCGCCGCGTGCGGCTCGGCATCGGGCACCCCGGCCACAAGGAGCGCGTGCACGGTCACGTGCTGGGCAATTTCGCCAAGGCGGAACAGGACGACCTGATCGAAATGCTGGGCGCCGTCGCATCGGAAGCGGACTGGCTGGCAAAGGGCGATGACGCCCGCTTCATGAGCGACGTCGCGCTGCGGCAACAACGATGA
- a CDS encoding GNAT family acetyltransferase: MTGILRAASPDDADAVIALWRACGLTRPWNDPLADFERAIAFAGSTVLVIEDAGAIIGSAMAGFDGHRGWLYYVGIAPDRQGEGHARRLVEAACDFLRAQGCPKAELMVRDGNPAQGLYERLDWDLQPVRVWARWLNEKDD, encoded by the coding sequence ATGACCGGCATATTGCGCGCGGCATCGCCGGACGATGCGGACGCGGTAATCGCACTGTGGCGCGCGTGCGGCCTCACCCGTCCCTGGAACGATCCGCTGGCGGATTTCGAACGCGCCATCGCCTTCGCGGGATCGACCGTTCTGGTGATTGAGGACGCGGGTGCGATCATCGGGTCTGCAATGGCCGGGTTCGACGGACATCGCGGCTGGCTCTATTACGTGGGCATTGCGCCGGACCGGCAGGGCGAAGGCCATGCGCGGCGTCTGGTGGAGGCGGCTTGCGATTTCCTGCGCGCGCAGGGCTGCCCCAAGGCGGAACTGATGGTGCGGGATGGCAATCCGGCCCAAGGGCTGTATGAGCGCCTCGACTGGGATTTGCAGCCCGTGCGCGTATGGGCGCGCTGGCTGAACGAAAAGGACGATTGA
- the ychF gene encoding redox-regulated ATPase YchF has protein sequence MGFRCGIVGLPNVGKSTLFNALTETQAAQAANYPFCTIEPNVGQVGVPDPRLDELAKIAGSQKIIPTQLAFVDIAGLVRGASKGEGLGNQFLGNIREVDAVVHVLRCFEDDDIQHVDNKVDPIADAETVETELMLSDLESLEKRVPAAQKKAAQGDKESKLIASVLGQALDLLREGKPARLTQPKDDEEARVFRQAQLLTAKPVLYVCNVEEDAAANGNAHSARVFDKAAAEGAEAVTVSAAIEADLVGMEPDERLVFLEEMGLHETGLARVIRAGYDLLHLITFFTVGPKEARAWTVHSGAKAPEAAGEIHSDMQRGFIRAETIAYDDYVSLGGETGAKDAGKLRQEGKEYVVHDGDVMHFKFNV, from the coding sequence ATGGGTTTCCGCTGCGGCATCGTTGGGCTTCCCAACGTCGGCAAGTCCACGCTTTTCAACGCGCTGACCGAGACGCAGGCCGCGCAGGCCGCGAATTATCCGTTCTGCACGATCGAGCCCAATGTCGGGCAGGTCGGCGTGCCCGATCCCCGGCTTGACGAACTGGCGAAGATCGCGGGCAGCCAGAAGATCATTCCCACGCAGCTTGCCTTCGTGGACATCGCCGGGCTGGTGCGCGGCGCATCGAAGGGCGAAGGCCTGGGCAACCAGTTCCTTGGCAACATCCGCGAAGTGGATGCGGTCGTCCACGTTCTTCGCTGCTTCGAGGATGACGATATCCAGCACGTCGACAACAAGGTCGATCCCATCGCCGATGCGGAAACGGTGGAAACCGAACTGATGCTTTCGGACCTTGAAAGCCTGGAAAAGCGGGTTCCCGCCGCGCAGAAAAAGGCCGCGCAGGGCGACAAGGAATCGAAACTGATCGCATCGGTGCTTGGCCAGGCGCTCGACCTGCTGCGCGAAGGCAAGCCCGCGCGCCTGACGCAGCCGAAAGACGACGAGGAAGCGCGCGTTTTCCGGCAGGCACAACTGCTGACCGCGAAACCCGTGCTCTATGTCTGCAACGTGGAAGAAGACGCGGCGGCAAACGGCAACGCCCATTCCGCGCGCGTGTTCGACAAGGCCGCTGCCGAAGGGGCCGAGGCGGTTACCGTTTCCGCGGCGATCGAGGCCGACCTTGTGGGCATGGAACCGGACGAGCGGCTTGTGTTCCTTGAAGAAATGGGCCTGCACGAAACCGGCCTAGCCCGCGTGATACGCGCGGGATACGATCTGCTGCACCTTATCACCTTCTTCACTGTCGGCCCCAAGGAAGCGCGGGCGTGGACCGTGCACAGCGGCGCCAAGGCGCCGGAAGCGGCGGGCGAAATCCATTCGGATATGCAGCGCGGCTTCATTCGCGCCGAAACCATCGCCTATGACGATTACGTGTCGCTCGGCGGTGAAACCGGCGCGAAGGATGCGGGCAAGCTGCGGCAGGAAGGCAAGGAATATGTGGTGCACGACGGCGACGTGATGCACTTCAAGTTCAACGTCTGA
- a CDS encoding ectonucleotide pyrophosphatase/phosphodiesterase, with translation MTRPMPAPIRLITALFLALAVTFTPALADTPDGRPPVTILVSIDGFRADYLDRGITPNLSKLAAGGVTARMRPSFPSKTFPNHWALVTGDYPDHNGIVGNTMEDPRRPGEVFTMASDDPFWWDEAKPIWVAAEQAGIRTATMFWPGSNVAWGGTRTGRHGAVEGGVRPHDWQQFNQAVSARQRVDAILDWLRRPADDRPAFLTLYFDTVDSAGHRFGPDASGTDAAIADVDRSIGSLVAGLAALHQPANLVIVADHGMAAVSSDRVIALNKIVDPADYRLIVDGPYAAFVPTDGHDAALAKALLAPHDHMTCWRKADIPARLHYGTNPRVPPFLCLADVGWVILQAAPAKPFHAGAHGYDNAAPQMAALFVANGPAFRSGYRLPPFDNVDVAPLLRRLIGLPQDEGIDGSLAPVESALAPR, from the coding sequence ATGACTCGTCCCATGCCCGCACCGATTCGCTTGATAACCGCGCTTTTCCTTGCGCTTGCCGTCACGTTCACGCCCGCGCTGGCGGATACGCCCGATGGGCGCCCGCCGGTTACGATCCTTGTTTCGATAGACGGGTTCCGTGCCGACTATCTGGACAGGGGGATAACGCCCAACCTGTCGAAACTGGCCGCGGGCGGCGTTACCGCGCGGATGCGGCCGTCATTCCCGTCGAAGACCTTCCCCAATCACTGGGCGCTGGTTACGGGCGACTATCCCGATCACAACGGCATCGTCGGCAACACCATGGAAGATCCGCGCCGCCCCGGCGAAGTATTCACCATGGCCAGCGACGATCCGTTCTGGTGGGACGAGGCAAAGCCCATCTGGGTTGCCGCCGAACAGGCGGGCATCCGCACCGCGACGATGTTCTGGCCCGGCTCCAACGTCGCGTGGGGTGGCACCAGAACCGGCAGGCATGGCGCCGTAGAAGGTGGCGTGCGCCCGCATGACTGGCAGCAGTTCAACCAGGCAGTAAGCGCACGCCAGCGGGTTGACGCGATACTCGACTGGCTGCGCCGCCCGGCGGACGATCGCCCCGCGTTCCTGACGCTTTATTTCGACACGGTCGATTCTGCCGGGCACCGTTTCGGTCCCGACGCTTCGGGAACCGATGCCGCCATTGCCGACGTGGATCGCAGCATCGGTTCACTGGTTGCCGGACTGGCCGCATTGCACCAGCCGGCAAACCTGGTGATCGTCGCCGATCACGGCATGGCCGCCGTCTCCAGCGACCGGGTGATCGCGCTTAACAAGATCGTCGATCCGGCGGACTACCGGCTGATCGTTGATGGACCATATGCCGCTTTCGTCCCGACCGACGGGCACGACGCGGCGCTGGCCAAGGCCTTGCTTGCGCCGCACGACCACATGACGTGCTGGCGCAAGGCGGACATTCCCGCGCGCCTGCACTATGGCACAAACCCCCGCGTCCCGCCGTTCCTGTGCCTTGCCGACGTGGGTTGGGTGATCCTTCAGGCCGCGCCGGCCAAACCGTTCCACGCAGGCGCGCATGGATATGACAATGCCGCCCCGCAAATGGCCGCCCTGTTCGTGGCAAATGGCCCGGCGTTCCGTTCCGGATACAGGCTGCCCCCGTTCGACAACGTGGACGTGGCGCCGCTGCTGCGTCGCCTGATCGGGTTGCCGCAAGACGAAGGAATCGACGGCAGCCTTGCCCCTGTCGAAAGCGCGCTTGCGCCGCGCTGA
- a CDS encoding MaoC family dehydratase, protein MQYFEDLEPGAVQRFGHYEVTREEVIEFAGRFDPQPFHLSDEAAAQTHFGRISASGWHTCAMTMRMVVENLKEQGQAGLGSPGVDELRWHKPVYPGDTLRCETQLLGKKRSRSRPEMGSFRSTMKVYNQNDELVMSFTSIGLIRVRNPEG, encoded by the coding sequence GTGCAGTATTTCGAAGATCTGGAACCGGGCGCTGTCCAGCGTTTCGGCCATTATGAAGTGACCCGCGAGGAAGTGATCGAATTTGCCGGGCGGTTCGATCCCCAGCCATTCCACCTGTCGGACGAGGCAGCCGCGCAAACGCATTTCGGCCGGATCTCGGCCAGTGGCTGGCACACCTGCGCAATGACCATGCGGATGGTCGTCGAAAACCTGAAGGAACAGGGCCAGGCGGGTCTGGGCTCGCCGGGCGTTGATGAACTGCGCTGGCACAAGCCCGTCTATCCAGGCGATACGCTACGCTGCGAAACGCAGTTGCTGGGCAAGAAGCGCAGCCGCTCTCGGCCCGAAATGGGCAGCTTCCGGTCGACGATGAAGGTTTACAACCAGAACGACGAACTGGTGATGAGCTTCACTTCCATCGGCCTGATCCGCGTGCGCAATCCGGAAGGCTGA
- the mutL gene encoding DNA mismatch repair endonuclease MutL: MPNAPSNTASSTTPGSGRTIRRLPETLVNRIAAGEVVERPASALKELVENAIDAGARSVSIRLGEGGLSLIEVTDDGCGMAPDEIQLALERHATSKLPDEAIEAVETLGFRGEALPSIASVARVTIESRPHGAGEGWQRIVDHGHIVSEGPAALPPGTRVRVEQLFAKVPARRKFLRTPRSEWAASLDIVRRLAMARPDVGFTLENDGRRALQVQPGEELAPRVARLVARELADNAVAVDLQRGEVRLTGIAGLPTYNRGVADHQYLFVNGRPVKDRLLVGAVRGAYADMLARDRHAVLALFLDIPGSEVDVNVHPAKTEVRFRDPAMIRGMVVSGLRHALASEDRRSAQPPAQSAMDAWQAEPVAPEGSPAASQASIFAGGGWTAPGRLEDAGRAWRGYEQSIMAAPAGRAEEAAEAAPDAAEHPLGIARGQVANTYIVAEAADGLVIVDQHAAHERIVLERLRAAGAGEGAAPSQTLLIPEVVEMEETACDRLEDAAETLARFGLVAERFGPQAMLVRAVPAPLAKGDPEKLLRDVADDLAQHGEALLLGERLDLVLATMACHGSVRAGRVLNVAEMNALLREMEVTPRSGQCNHGRPTWVKLAHGDIEKLFGRK, encoded by the coding sequence ATGCCGAATGCCCCGTCAAACACCGCGTCAAGCACCACGCCAGGCTCCGGCCGGACCATCCGTCGCCTGCCGGAAACGCTGGTCAATCGCATCGCCGCAGGCGAAGTGGTGGAGCGGCCCGCAAGCGCGCTGAAGGAACTGGTGGAAAACGCCATAGATGCCGGCGCGCGGTCCGTTTCCATACGGCTTGGCGAAGGCGGCCTGTCGCTGATCGAGGTGACGGACGACGGTTGCGGCATGGCGCCGGACGAAATCCAACTGGCGCTGGAACGGCACGCAACGTCCAAGCTGCCCGACGAGGCGATCGAGGCGGTGGAAACGCTGGGCTTTCGCGGAGAAGCCTTGCCCTCCATCGCCAGCGTTGCGCGCGTGACCATCGAAAGCCGTCCGCACGGCGCGGGCGAAGGCTGGCAGCGCATCGTCGATCACGGACACATCGTGTCGGAAGGACCGGCCGCCCTGCCGCCGGGAACGCGCGTGCGGGTGGAACAGCTTTTCGCCAAGGTGCCGGCGCGGCGGAAGTTCCTGCGCACGCCGCGTTCGGAATGGGCAGCTTCGCTGGACATCGTGCGCCGACTGGCCATGGCGCGACCCGATGTGGGCTTTACGCTTGAAAACGACGGGCGCCGCGCGCTGCAGGTCCAGCCCGGTGAAGAGCTTGCTCCGCGTGTCGCGCGCCTTGTCGCGCGCGAACTGGCCGACAACGCGGTGGCGGTCGATCTTCAGCGCGGAGAGGTCAGGCTGACCGGCATCGCAGGGCTGCCGACTTACAATCGGGGCGTGGCCGATCATCAGTACCTGTTCGTCAACGGGCGGCCGGTGAAGGACAGGCTGCTGGTTGGCGCGGTGCGCGGCGCCTATGCCGACATGCTGGCGCGTGACCGCCATGCGGTTCTTGCGCTGTTCCTGGATATTCCGGGCAGCGAAGTGGACGTGAACGTTCATCCGGCGAAGACCGAAGTGCGCTTTCGCGATCCCGCGATGATCCGCGGCATGGTGGTCAGCGGGCTGCGCCATGCGCTGGCGAGCGAGGACAGGCGGAGCGCGCAACCGCCGGCGCAATCGGCGATGGATGCCTGGCAGGCGGAACCGGTTGCGCCCGAAGGCTCGCCCGCCGCTTCGCAGGCGAGCATATTCGCGGGTGGCGGGTGGACCGCGCCGGGCCGGTTGGAAGACGCGGGGCGCGCGTGGCGTGGATATGAACAATCCATCATGGCCGCGCCCGCGGGCAGGGCGGAAGAGGCCGCCGAAGCAGCGCCCGATGCGGCGGAGCATCCGCTGGGCATTGCGCGCGGGCAGGTTGCCAACACCTATATCGTGGCCGAAGCGGCGGACGGACTGGTGATCGTGGACCAGCACGCCGCGCACGAACGCATCGTGCTGGAACGCCTTCGTGCGGCCGGGGCGGGGGAAGGGGCAGCGCCCAGCCAGACCCTGTTGATCCCCGAAGTCGTGGAGATGGAAGAGACGGCGTGCGACAGGCTGGAAGACGCGGCCGAAACGCTGGCGCGCTTCGGACTTGTGGCCGAACGGTTCGGCCCGCAGGCCATGCTGGTCCGCGCGGTTCCCGCGCCGCTGGCCAAGGGCGATCCGGAGAAGTTGCTGCGCGATGTCGCGGACGATCTTGCCCAGCACGGAGAGGCGCTGCTGCTGGGCGAACGGCTCGACCTCGTTCTGGCGACGATGGCCTGCCACGGCTCGGTGCGGGCAGGGCGGGTGCTGAACGTCGCCGAAATGAACGCCCTCTTGCGCGAGATGGAAGTCACCCCGCGGTCGGGCCAGTGCAACCACGGCCGTCCGACATGGGTGAAGCTGGCGCATGGAGATATCGAGAAACTTTTCGGGAGGAAGTGA
- a CDS encoding rod shape-determining protein has product MASMFSRFFKFGTQNIAIDLGTANTLVYVQDRGIVLNEPSVVAIETLNGIKKVKAVGDDAKMMMGKTPDSIEAIRPLRDGVIAEIDVAEEMIKHFIKKVTGKSSMFRYPEIVICVPSGSTSVERRAIRDAASNAGASQVYLILEPMAAAIGADMPVTEPVGSMVVDIGGGTTEVAVLSLRGLAYTTSVRVGGDKMDEAIVSYVRRHHNLLIGDATAERIKKDYGIATVPADGVGETIHIKGRDLVNGVPKEITITQANIAEALSEPIGAIIEGVRIALENTAPELAADIVDQGIVLTGGGALIRGLDEHLRAETGLPVSVAEDPLSCVALGTGRAMEDPIYRGVLMTA; this is encoded by the coding sequence ATGGCCTCGATGTTTTCTCGATTCTTCAAGTTCGGCACCCAGAATATCGCGATCGACCTCGGCACGGCGAACACGCTTGTCTATGTGCAGGATCGCGGCATCGTGCTGAACGAACCTTCGGTGGTTGCCATCGAAACGCTCAACGGCATCAAGAAGGTCAAGGCCGTTGGCGACGATGCGAAGATGATGATGGGCAAGACCCCCGACAGCATCGAAGCGATCCGCCCGCTGCGCGACGGCGTGATCGCCGAAATCGACGTGGCCGAGGAAATGATCAAGCATTTCATCAAGAAGGTGACGGGCAAATCCTCGATGTTCCGCTATCCGGAAATCGTGATCTGCGTCCCTTCGGGCTCCACCTCGGTCGAACGTCGCGCCATTCGCGATGCCGCATCGAACGCGGGCGCCAGCCAGGTTTACCTGATCCTTGAACCGATGGCCGCCGCGATCGGCGCCGACATGCCGGTTACCGAACCGGTCGGTTCGATGGTCGTCGATATTGGTGGCGGCACCACCGAAGTCGCGGTACTCAGCCTGCGCGGCCTTGCCTACACCACTTCGGTCCGGGTCGGCGGGGACAAGATGGACGAAGCCATCGTCAGCTATGTCCGCCGCCACCACAACCTGTTGATCGGGGACGCCACGGCGGAACGGATCAAGAAGGACTATGGCATCGCGACCGTCCCGGCAGACGGCGTGGGCGAGACGATCCACATCAAGGGGCGCGACCTGGTGAACGGCGTGCCCAAGGAAATCACCATCACTCAGGCCAACATTGCGGAGGCCCTGTCCGAACCGATCGGCGCGATCATCGAAGGCGTGCGCATCGCGCTTGAGAACACCGCGCCCGAACTGGCGGCGGACATTGTCGACCAGGGCATTGTGCTGACGGGTGGCGGGGCGCTGATCCGCGGCCTGGACGAACACCTTCGCGCCGAAACCGGCCTGCCGGTGAGCGTGGCCGAGGACCCGCTGTCCTGCGTCGCGCTCGGCACCGGCCGCGCGATGGAGGATCCGATCTATCGCGGCGTGCTGATGACCGCGTAA
- the mreC gene encoding rod shape-determining protein MreC, whose protein sequence is MAPSKDRRPGFSRRAQYGIFTRYVVAIFGVAIGLGLLALSITNPRAFSPARGVAAEAARPLGEANAHVRSAGQGIWSTIAGYLTMGSRNAQMQREVEAARANALTMRALQDENRRLKALLGIVEPERKPVAAARLIGSSSASMRRYALMSVGTNQGVRVGQPVRASTGLVGRVLDAWPNTSRVLLVTDPENVVPVRRASDGLPAMVTGASDGRIAIRLINTGVAVVRPRDVFLTSGSGGLYPPGIPVAVAVATTRDGADARLAANPADSEFVVVEPVFEAAVADEVQSGKTAPEPKDLP, encoded by the coding sequence ATGGCGCCGAGCAAGGACCGGCGCCCGGGCTTTTCGCGTAGGGCGCAATACGGAATTTTCACCCGATACGTGGTCGCCATTTTCGGCGTCGCGATCGGGCTTGGCCTGCTGGCACTGTCAATCACCAATCCGCGGGCGTTCTCGCCCGCGCGCGGGGTGGCAGCCGAAGCCGCGCGCCCGTTGGGTGAAGCGAACGCGCACGTTCGCAGCGCCGGGCAGGGAATCTGGTCGACCATAGCCGGATACCTGACGATGGGCAGCCGCAACGCACAAATGCAGCGCGAGGTGGAAGCAGCGCGCGCCAATGCGTTGACCATGCGCGCCCTTCAGGATGAGAACCGCCGGTTGAAGGCGCTGCTGGGCATCGTGGAGCCGGAACGCAAGCCCGTGGCGGCCGCGCGCCTGATCGGGTCGTCCTCCGCCAGTATGCGCCGCTATGCGCTGATGTCGGTGGGCACGAACCAGGGCGTGCGCGTGGGCCAGCCGGTGCGGGCATCGACCGGCCTTGTCGGCCGCGTTCTCGACGCATGGCCCAATACCTCGCGCGTGCTGCTCGTCACCGATCCCGAAAACGTGGTGCCGGTGCGGCGTGCGTCCGATGGCCTGCCGGCGATGGTGACCGGCGCTTCGGACGGGCGCATCGCCATCCGCCTGATCAACACCGGCGTTGCCGTGGTGCGCCCGCGCGACGTGTTCCTGACATCGGGCTCCGGCGGGCTTTATCCGCCGGGTATCCCGGTTGCCGTGGCGGTGGCGACAACGCGCGACGGCGCCGACGCGCGGCTTGCCGCCAACCCGGCGGACAGCGAATTCGTGGTGGTCGAGCCGGTTTTCGAAGCGGCGGTGGCGGACGAGGTGCAAAGCGGCAAGACCGCGCCCGAACCGAAGGATCTTCCGTAA
- the mreD gene encoding rod shape-determining protein MreD: MATPRIVARTDNRRAPNQINRDTSPILAIGVPWASILLASMASLSPVIASAPIMPPLGFMLLITWRMMRPGLLPVWAGLPLGAFDDLYSGQPMGSAVVLWSLAMLAMEFVDERYLWRGFFQDWLAAAGLFAGYLLLGAVIAGIASGYILPFAVLPQLVLTIALYPAVSGLVALLDRFRLTRFRTL, encoded by the coding sequence ATGGCAACGCCCAGGATCGTTGCCCGGACCGACAACCGCCGCGCACCGAACCAGATCAATCGCGATACTTCGCCCATTCTCGCCATCGGCGTGCCCTGGGCGTCGATCCTGCTCGCCTCGATGGCCAGCCTCTCGCCGGTGATCGCATCGGCGCCGATCATGCCGCCGCTGGGCTTCATGCTGCTGATTACATGGCGGATGATGCGCCCCGGCCTGTTGCCGGTGTGGGCCGGCCTGCCGCTGGGTGCGTTTGACGATCTCTATTCGGGGCAACCGATGGGAAGCGCGGTCGTGCTGTGGTCGCTTGCGATGCTGGCGATGGAATTCGTTGACGAACGCTATCTGTGGCGCGGTTTCTTCCAGGACTGGCTGGCCGCCGCAGGGCTTTTTGCAGGCTATCTTCTGCTGGGCGCGGTGATCGCGGGGATCGCTTCGGGATATATCCTTCCCTTTGCGGTTCTTCCCCAGCTTGTGCTGACGATCGCGCTCTATCCGGCGGTAAGCGGGCTTGTCGCCCTGCTGGACCGCTTCAGGCTGACCCGGTTCCGGACACTGTAA
- the mrdA gene encoding penicillin-binding protein 2, protein MRRPLPMNAAKLVNTFNRRTFVLGVGQAGVGVLLAARMGYLSLAEQDKYRAASESNRVNLTLIPPRRGWIIDRNGAALASNRADFRVDIIPDRLVDADKTVTTLGNLLKLPPDKVRDVRDKLEKAHGFQPVEVSSNLAWEQYAAVSVRLPELQGVIPQRGYSRFYPTGAVVGHVTGYVGPASAEDYEKEHNPLLITPGFKIGKDGLEKYFDHRLRGTPGARRVEATATGRIVRELSTREDIPGKPVKLALHGPLQDYAARRLGLESGSVVVMDCRTGDVLTMASMPCFDPNSFSDGIGRIEWKMLSEDDHVPLRNKVLRGLYPPGSTVKPMVALSFLEAGLDPNATVVCNGGLRVGNRVFHCWNRHGHGVVNMEKGIYQSCDVYFYYFAQKVGMDPIAAMGRRLGLGQEFPLPVNGQSYGTVPDPAWKMRKYHKEWQDYDTVNATIGQGYMLVNPLQMCTMASRLASGKKLMPRMLYEDQHPHVESLGIPQDHLDLIHNAMNEMVNGRGTGHRAQLPIPGVKMAGKSGTAQVVSLSVANGKSGPWKYRDHGHFMCFAPYDNPRYACAVTIEHGGGSSAAMPVARDVMTYIFDPAKAMEALETLEAQWGGNVEQRMAAKYAAFAAKYGANAPKAADDAQVAETVADDNSPAAEPQTPQTTAASPAPEPTATVAAPPAASATAPAVNIPPARGN, encoded by the coding sequence ATGCGCCGCCCCCTGCCCATGAATGCCGCGAAGCTGGTCAACACCTTCAACCGCCGCACTTTCGTGCTCGGCGTGGGGCAGGCCGGCGTCGGCGTCCTGCTGGCGGCGCGTATGGGATACCTGTCGCTGGCGGAGCAGGACAAGTATCGCGCCGCTTCGGAAAGCAACCGCGTCAACCTGACGCTGATCCCCCCGAGGCGCGGGTGGATCATCGATCGCAACGGCGCCGCGCTGGCATCCAACCGCGCCGATTTCCGCGTGGACATCATTCCCGACAGGCTGGTCGACGCGGACAAGACGGTCACAACGCTGGGCAACCTGCTGAAGCTTCCGCCGGACAAGGTCCGCGACGTGCGCGACAAGCTGGAGAAGGCGCACGGGTTCCAGCCCGTCGAGGTTTCGTCCAACCTCGCGTGGGAGCAATATGCCGCTGTCAGCGTGCGCCTGCCCGAATTGCAGGGCGTGATCCCGCAGCGCGGTTATTCGCGCTTTTATCCGACCGGCGCGGTGGTCGGCCACGTAACCGGTTATGTCGGCCCCGCCTCTGCCGAGGATTATGAAAAAGAGCACAACCCGCTTCTGATCACGCCCGGCTTCAAAATCGGCAAGGACGGGCTTGAAAAATACTTCGATCACCGCCTGCGCGGAACGCCCGGCGCGCGGCGTGTGGAGGCGACGGCCACGGGGCGCATCGTCCGCGAACTCAGCACGCGCGAGGATATTCCCGGAAAGCCGGTAAAACTGGCGCTCCACGGCCCCTTGCAAGACTATGCGGCACGGCGCCTGGGGCTCGAATCCGGGTCCGTAGTGGTGATGGACTGCCGGACGGGCGATGTCCTGACGATGGCTTCGATGCCGTGTTTCGATCCCAACAGCTTTTCCGACGGTATCGGCCGCATCGAATGGAAGATGCTGTCGGAAGACGATCACGTTCCCTTGCGCAACAAGGTTCTGCGCGGGCTCTATCCCCCCGGCTCCACCGTGAAGCCGATGGTGGCGCTGTCATTCCTTGAGGCGGGACTGGACCCGAACGCAACGGTGGTCTGCAATGGCGGGTTGCGCGTGGGCAACCGCGTATTCCACTGCTGGAACCGGCACGGACACGGCGTCGTCAACATGGAAAAGGGCATCTACCAGTCCTGCGACGTCTATTTCTATTACTTCGCCCAGAAGGTGGGCATGGACCCGATCGCGGCGATGGGGCGACGCCTTGGGCTGGGCCAGGAATTTCCGCTGCCGGTTAACGGCCAGTCTTACGGCACGGTGCCGGACCCTGCGTGGAAGATGCGCAAGTACCACAAGGAATGGCAGGACTACGACACGGTCAACGCGACGATCGGCCAGGGCTATATGCTGGTGAACCCGTTGCAGATGTGCACGATGGCCTCACGCCTTGCATCGGGCAAGAAGCTGATGCCGCGCATGCTCTATGAAGACCAGCACCCTCATGTGGAATCGCTGGGCATCCCGCAGGATCATCTCGACCTGATCCACAACGCGATGAACGAGATGGTGAACGGGCGTGGCACCGGACACCGGGCGCAACTTCCCATTCCGGGCGTGAAGATGGCTGGCAAGAGCGGGACCGCCCAGGTCGTCAGCCTCAGCGTCGCCAACGGCAAGTCCGGCCCGTGGAAATACCGCGATCACGGTCATTTCATGTGCTTCGCACCCTATGACAACCCGCGCTATGCCTGCGCGGTGACCATCGAACATGGCGGCGGGTCGAGCGCGGCCATGCCGGTGGCGCGTGACGTGATGACCTATATCTTCGACCCCGCGAAGGCGATGGAAGCGCTGGAAACGCTGGAAGCCCAGTGGGGCGGCAACGTCGAACAGCGCATGGCCGCCAAATACGCGGCGTTCGCGGCCAAATACGGCGCCAATGCGCCCAAGGCGGCGGACGATGCGCAAGTCGCCGAAACCGTGGCGGACGACAACAGCCCCGCTGCCGAACCCCAGACGCCGCAGACCACGGCCGCCTCTCCCGCGCCCGAGCCGACCGCCACGGTGGCCGCACCGCCCGCCGCAAGCGCGACCGCGCCTGCCGTCAATATCCCGCCGGCAAGAGGGAACTGA